The Impatiens glandulifera chromosome 3, dImpGla2.1, whole genome shotgun sequence genome contains a region encoding:
- the LOC124930712 gene encoding serine hydroxymethyltransferase, mitochondrial-like — protein MAMAIRRFCSFVNKPLRPHSHGGCLYYMSSLPSEAVRDREQSRITWIKQLNAPLEEIDPEIADIIELEKARQWKGLELIPSENFTSASVMEAVGSVMTNKYSEGYPGARYYGGNEYIDMAESLCQKRALEAFGLDPAKWGVNVQSLSGSPANFQAYTALLKPHERIMALDLPHGGHLSHGYQTDTKKISAVSIFFETMPYRLDESTGYIDYEQMEKSAALFRPKLIVAGASAYARLYDYARIRKVCDKQKAVLLADMAHISGLVAAGVIPSPFEYADIVTTTTHKSLRGPRGAMIFFRKGVKEINKQGQEVIYDYEDKINQAVFPGLQGGPHNHTISGLAVALKQAMTPEYKAYQEQVLSNCSKFAESLINRGYDLVSGGTDNHLVLVNLRNKSIDGSRVEKVLESVHIAANKNTVPGDVSAMVPGGIRMGTPALTSRGFAEDDFVKVAEFFDSAVKLALKIKSDANGTKLKDFVSAMKSDAYTNDISKLRNDVEEYAKQFPTIGFEKETMRYKN, from the exons ATGGCAATGGCGATTCGCAGGTTCTGTTCTTTCGTCAACAAGCCTCTTAGACCTCACTCTCATGGCGGTTGTCTCTATTACATG TCGTCTTTGCCGAGTGAAGCAGTTCGCGACAGAGAGCAATCTCGGATCACC TGGATCAAGCAGTTGAATGCTCCTTTAGAAGAGATAGATCCCGAAATAGCTGACATTATCGAGCTTGAGAAAGCTAGGCAATGGAAG GGACTTGAACTTATACCTTCTGAGAATTTCACATCAGCATCGGTAATGGAAGCAGTTGGATCAGTAATGACCAACAAATACAGTGAAGGATATCCTGGTGCTAGATACTATGGAGGCAACGA GTACATTGACATGGCTGAGTCCCTATGTCAAAAGCGAGCATTAGAGGCATTTGGGCTTGATCCTGCAAAGTGGGGGG TCAATGTGCAGTCACTATCTGGTTCTCCTGCTAACTTTCAAGCTTACACTGCTTTATTGAAACCTCATGAGAGAATTATGGCTCTTGACCTGCCTCATGGTGGACATCTTTCACATGGCTATCAG ACTGATACCAAAAAAATATCTGCTGTCTCCATTTTCTTTGAGACAATGCCATACAGATTAGATGAGAGCACTGGGTATATTGATTATGAGCAG ATGGAAAAAAGTGCTGCACTTTTCAGGCCAAAATTAATCGTTGCTGGTGCTAGTGCCTATGCTAGGCTTTATGACTATGCTCGAATTCGCAAG GTTTGTGATAAGCAGAAAGCTGTTTTGTTAGCAGATATGGCCCATATAAGTGGGTTAGTTGCTGCTGGTGTTATTCCATCTCCTTTCGAGTATGCAGATATTGTGACAACAACAACACATAAATCACTTCGTGGTCCTCGAGGAGCAATGATATTCTTCAGGAAGGGTGTAAAGGAGATCAATAAACAAGGGCAAGAG GTTATATATGACTATGAAGACAAAATAAACCAAGCGGTCTTTCCTGGTCTCCAAGGTGGACCACATAATCATACAATTTCTGGCTTGGCCGTAGCACTTAAACAG GCTATGACTCCAGAATACAAGGCCTACCAGGAACAGGTCCTCAGTAATTGCTCAAAATTTGCTGAG AGTTTGATCAATAGAGGCTACGACCTTGTTTCAGGCGGGACTGATAATCACTTAGTCTTAGTTAATTTAAGAAACAAG AGCATTGATGGCTCAAGAGTTGAGAAGGTTCTGGAATCAGTACATATTGCAGCAAATAAGAATACCGTTCCTGGGGATGTGTCTGCAATGGTACCTGGTGGTATTCGAATGG GAACTCCTGCTCTTACATCTAGGGGATTTGCTGAGGACGATTTCGTCAAAGTTGCCGAGTTTTTCGATTCTGCTGTAAAGTTGGCCTTAAAGATCAAGTCTGATGCTAATG GTACAAAGTTGAAGGACTTTGTGTCAGCAATGAAATCAGATGCTTATACCAATGATATTTCTAAGCTACGCAATGATGTTGAAGAATATGCCAAACAATTCCCTACAATTGGTTTTGAGAAAGAAACAATGAGATACAAGAATTAA